A genomic stretch from Haloarchaeobius amylolyticus includes:
- a CDS encoding complex I subunit 4 family protein — MINGTIEALIAITLVGSFVVMASPDRYAAKLATAWSLLPVVGSLYMWANFDGEKNALLADGKLAYQSQEMWLSLGPLPDIQWYVGVDGISLPLIVLTTVLTTLALVSAWTPIDERQAQFFGLVLFLEAGLIGVFTALDFFAWFVFWEAVLVPMYFLIGIWGGPRRKYAAIKMFVYTNVASLVMFIGFAALVFGLGVDSFGLPAVTEASLAADPAAETFFGVNVETLKAAAFFAMFAGFAVKVPVVPVHTWLPDAHVEAPTPVSVLLAGVLLKMGTYALLRFNFTMMPDIANVNAPIIAAFAVVSIIYGAMLALAQSDLKRIVAYSSVSSMGYVILGLVAYTLYGVGGATFQMISHGLISGLMFMAVGVIYNTTHTRMVTDMSGMADKMPYTVGILIAGAFGYMGLPLMSGFAAEFYVFLGSFQASWGSGLVNAQLFTALGMFGIVIVAGYLLFAMQRTLFGDFRLETDYEVGPAPLHDVAPLAALLIMIIALGVAPDIFFEMIKDATGPVADLVNGGGA; from the coding sequence ATGATAAACGGAACGATAGAAGCGCTCATCGCGATAACGTTGGTCGGATCGTTCGTCGTCATGGCCAGCCCCGACCGCTACGCGGCGAAGCTGGCGACGGCCTGGAGTCTGCTGCCGGTCGTCGGTAGCCTGTACATGTGGGCCAACTTCGACGGCGAGAAGAACGCACTGCTCGCCGACGGGAAGTTGGCCTACCAGAGCCAGGAGATGTGGCTCTCGCTGGGTCCGCTCCCGGACATCCAGTGGTACGTCGGCGTCGACGGTATCAGCCTCCCACTGATCGTCCTGACGACCGTGCTCACGACGCTCGCGCTCGTGAGCGCGTGGACACCCATCGACGAACGGCAGGCCCAGTTCTTCGGACTGGTCCTGTTCCTCGAGGCGGGTCTCATCGGCGTCTTCACGGCGCTCGACTTCTTCGCCTGGTTCGTCTTCTGGGAGGCCGTCCTCGTCCCGATGTACTTCCTCATCGGTATCTGGGGCGGCCCGCGCCGCAAGTACGCGGCCATCAAGATGTTCGTCTACACGAACGTCGCCTCGCTGGTGATGTTCATCGGCTTCGCCGCGCTCGTGTTCGGCCTGGGCGTCGACTCGTTCGGCCTCCCGGCCGTCACGGAGGCGAGCCTCGCCGCGGACCCCGCCGCCGAGACGTTCTTCGGCGTGAACGTGGAGACCCTCAAGGCCGCCGCGTTCTTCGCGATGTTCGCCGGCTTCGCGGTCAAGGTACCGGTCGTCCCGGTCCACACCTGGCTGCCGGACGCTCACGTCGAGGCACCGACCCCGGTGTCGGTGCTGCTGGCCGGCGTCCTGCTGAAGATGGGTACCTACGCCCTGCTGCGGTTCAACTTCACGATGATGCCCGACATCGCGAACGTGAACGCCCCGATCATCGCGGCGTTCGCGGTCGTCTCCATCATCTACGGCGCGATGCTCGCGCTCGCACAGAGCGACCTCAAGCGCATCGTCGCCTACTCCTCCGTGTCCTCGATGGGCTACGTCATCCTGGGGCTCGTCGCCTACACGCTCTACGGCGTCGGCGGCGCGACGTTCCAGATGATCTCTCACGGACTCATCTCGGGCCTGATGTTCATGGCCGTCGGTGTCATCTACAACACGACGCACACGCGCATGGTGACCGACATGTCCGGCATGGCGGACAAGATGCCGTACACGGTCGGTATCCTCATCGCCGGTGCGTTCGGCTACATGGGCCTCCCGCTCATGTCCGGCTTCGCCGCGGAGTTCTACGTCTTCCTGGGCTCGTTCCAGGCGTCGTGGGGCTCCGGGCTGGTGAACGCACAGCTGTTCACCGCGCTGGGCATGTTCGGTATCGTCATCGTCGCCGGCTACCTGCTCTTCGCGATGCAGCGTACCCTCTTCGGTGACTTCCGGCTCGAGACCGACTACGAGGTCGGTCCGGCACCGCTGCACGACGTCGCACCGCTGGCTGCACTGCTCATCATGATCATCGCGCTGGGTGTCGCCCCTGACATCTTCTTCGAGATGATCAAGGACGCGACCGGCCCGGTCGCCGACCTCGTCAACGGAGGTGGTGCCTGA
- a CDS encoding NADH-quinone oxidoreductase subunit N, translated as MAGHMDLQWLAPAIVLGLTGLLLLIVDSIDPRTRNRRLLSGISTAGALTALVTAVALLATYGDLANAPAKPLGESLVVDQMALLFAVIVASVTAMVTLASYNYIADHSYQAEYYALVLLAATGMTLMASANSLATVFVSLELASLPSYALVAFLKKNRGSVEAGLKYFLIGALSSAVFAYGISLVYASTGSLLLSDVQAAIGGDASGLLGMGVVMVVGGIAFKTASVPFHFWAPEAYEGAPAPISGFLSSASKAAGFVIAFRVFTEAFLAVSESAGQFIVLGADWVLIFQILAVVTMTLGNFAAATQTNVKRMLAYSSIGHAGYVLIGLAALTGGGPGVAAKIEAGQFVLAGSMLHLFVYGFMNTGAFLFIALAEYWDVGRTFEDYTGLGRQAPLASVAMTVFMFSLAGLPPFGGFLSKYLLFGAAVDSGFWWLAAFGAVNSALSLFYYSRVVKALWIDDRPESKKPLSVGSRPVGIYTAVMFAAVVTVVMYGFFGPLSDVAVDAAGALL; from the coding sequence ATGGCAGGACACATGGACCTGCAGTGGCTCGCACCGGCGATCGTGCTGGGTCTGACCGGGCTGCTGTTGCTCATCGTCGACAGTATCGACCCGCGGACGCGCAACCGCCGGCTCCTCTCCGGCATCTCGACGGCCGGCGCACTGACCGCGCTGGTCACCGCGGTCGCCCTGCTGGCGACCTACGGTGACCTCGCGAACGCGCCCGCGAAACCGCTCGGCGAGTCGCTCGTCGTCGACCAGATGGCGCTGCTGTTCGCCGTCATCGTCGCGAGCGTCACCGCCATGGTGACCCTCGCGAGCTACAACTACATCGCGGACCACAGCTACCAGGCCGAGTACTACGCGCTCGTCCTGCTGGCCGCGACCGGGATGACGCTGATGGCGTCGGCGAACTCGCTGGCGACCGTCTTCGTCAGCCTCGAACTCGCCTCGCTCCCGTCGTACGCGCTCGTCGCGTTCCTCAAGAAGAACCGCGGCAGCGTCGAGGCGGGGCTGAAGTACTTCCTCATCGGCGCACTGTCGAGTGCCGTCTTCGCGTACGGTATCAGCCTGGTGTACGCCTCGACCGGCTCCCTGCTCCTCTCGGACGTGCAGGCAGCCATCGGCGGCGACGCCTCGGGCCTGCTCGGCATGGGTGTCGTGATGGTCGTCGGCGGCATCGCCTTCAAGACCGCCTCCGTCCCGTTCCACTTCTGGGCGCCGGAGGCCTACGAGGGCGCACCCGCCCCCATCAGCGGCTTCCTGTCGTCGGCCTCGAAGGCCGCCGGCTTCGTCATCGCCTTCCGTGTCTTCACGGAGGCGTTCCTCGCGGTCTCGGAGTCCGCCGGGCAGTTCATCGTCCTCGGCGCGGACTGGGTGCTCATCTTCCAGATCCTCGCCGTCGTCACGATGACGCTCGGTAACTTCGCCGCCGCGACCCAGACGAACGTCAAGCGCATGCTCGCGTACTCCTCCATCGGGCACGCCGGCTACGTCCTCATCGGACTCGCCGCGCTCACCGGTGGTGGCCCGGGCGTCGCTGCCAAGATCGAGGCCGGGCAGTTCGTCCTCGCCGGCAGCATGCTCCACCTGTTCGTCTACGGGTTCATGAACACGGGCGCGTTCCTGTTCATCGCGCTCGCCGAGTACTGGGACGTCGGCCGGACGTTCGAGGACTACACCGGACTCGGGCGGCAGGCCCCGCTGGCCTCCGTCGCGATGACGGTGTTCATGTTCTCGCTGGCCGGGCTCCCGCCGTTCGGCGGCTTCCTCAGCAAGTACCTGCTGTTCGGCGCGGCCGTCGACAGCGGGTTCTGGTGGCTCGCCGCCTTCGGCGCGGTGAACAGTGCCCTGAGCCTGTTCTACTACAGCCGGGTCGTCAAGGCGCTCTGGATCGACGACCGCCCGGAGAGCAAGAAGCCGCTCTCGGTCGGCAGCCGACCGGTCGGCATCTACACCGCCGTCATGTTCGCGGCCGTCGTCACGGTCGTGATGTACGGCTTCTTCGGCCCGCTCTCTGACGTGGCCGTCGACGCCGCTGGCGCCCTGCTGTAG
- a CDS encoding DHH family phosphoesterase: MVSRVVLGCGAVGQRLAEKLADWAGVQRVVCERQSRVEALREEGVDALGADPTDPDVLVDLADADVVIVASDDPHENRAIAAAARKRFEDALLVAYAGIGASTTDDAALSGLVDRVIDPETSFASVVADRVAGERAEDSLELRRVLESIDGKLAVVMHDNPDPDAIASAVALSRLSKAVGTPAEACYFGDISHQQNRAMVNLLDLDLRNLDPADDLGEFDGFALVDHSRPGVNDQLPEELHVDIVVDHHPPRGAIQGTYTDLRYDVGATSTLLTDHFYRFGVSLDKTVATALLYGIQIDTQEFSREVSTLDFEAAATLLPHVDEVVLERIESPSISGDTLDTMARAIENRQVRGSVLVTGAGRINDRDALPQAADKLLTMDGITTTLVYGFMEGMVYISARAQGTDIDLGETLRSAFNQIGSAGGHADMAGAQIPITQAFGEFETDEDRDEAIQEVIEERFFEATEQLPPSARRTRDRDRHLEFTYDGGIELPLPSSAPGSDGEEDESVREDGGLTVADE, from the coding sequence ATGGTCTCCCGGGTCGTACTGGGCTGTGGAGCCGTCGGTCAGCGACTCGCAGAGAAACTGGCCGACTGGGCCGGCGTCCAGCGTGTCGTCTGTGAGCGACAGAGCCGCGTCGAGGCCCTTCGCGAGGAGGGCGTCGACGCGCTGGGTGCCGACCCGACCGACCCGGACGTACTGGTCGACCTCGCGGACGCAGACGTGGTCATCGTCGCCAGCGACGACCCGCACGAGAACCGGGCTATCGCGGCTGCCGCACGGAAACGGTTCGAGGACGCGCTGCTGGTCGCGTACGCCGGTATCGGCGCGAGCACGACGGACGACGCGGCACTGTCCGGGCTCGTCGACCGGGTCATCGACCCGGAGACGTCGTTCGCGTCCGTCGTGGCCGACCGCGTCGCCGGCGAACGGGCCGAGGACTCCCTCGAACTCCGGCGCGTGCTCGAGAGCATCGACGGGAAGCTCGCGGTCGTCATGCACGACAACCCGGACCCGGACGCCATCGCGAGCGCGGTGGCGCTGTCCCGGCTCTCGAAGGCCGTGGGCACACCGGCCGAAGCCTGCTACTTCGGCGACATCTCGCACCAGCAGAACCGGGCGATGGTGAACCTGCTCGACCTGGACCTGCGGAACCTGGACCCGGCGGACGACCTCGGCGAGTTCGACGGGTTCGCACTGGTCGACCACTCCCGCCCGGGCGTGAACGACCAGCTCCCGGAGGAACTCCACGTCGACATCGTCGTCGACCACCATCCGCCACGCGGGGCGATACAGGGGACGTACACCGACCTCCGGTACGACGTGGGCGCGACGAGTACGCTGCTGACCGACCACTTCTACCGGTTCGGCGTGTCACTCGACAAGACCGTCGCGACGGCGCTACTGTACGGCATCCAGATCGACACACAGGAGTTCTCCCGCGAGGTCTCCACGCTCGACTTCGAGGCGGCGGCGACGCTGTTGCCTCACGTCGACGAGGTCGTCCTGGAGCGCATCGAGTCGCCGAGCATCAGCGGCGACACGCTCGATACGATGGCGCGGGCCATCGAGAACCGGCAGGTCCGCGGGTCGGTGCTGGTGACGGGTGCGGGCCGCATCAACGACCGCGACGCGCTCCCACAGGCCGCGGACAAACTGTTGACGATGGACGGCATCACCACGACCCTCGTCTACGGTTTCATGGAGGGCATGGTGTACATCTCGGCGCGGGCGCAGGGGACGGACATCGACCTCGGCGAGACGCTCCGCTCGGCGTTCAACCAGATCGGCAGCGCCGGCGGGCACGCCGACATGGCGGGCGCACAGATACCCATCACGCAGGCCTTCGGCGAGTTCGAGACCGACGAGGACCGCGACGAGGCTATCCAGGAGGTCATCGAGGAGCGCTTCTTCGAGGCGACCGAGCAGCTCCCGCCGTCGGCGCGGCGGACGCGGGACCGGGACCGCCACCTGGAGTTCACCTACGACGGTGGCATCGAACTCCCGCTTCCGTCTTCGGCACCGGGCTCGGACGGCGAGGAGGACGAGTCGGTCCGCGAAGACGGTGGGTTGACCGTCGCCGACGAGTAA
- a CDS encoding CBS pair associated ParBc domain-containing protein — translation MDDESSDHGKPRVKEYMTQDVVTVSPDVTVREVATRIAESEEHSGFPVCDRRRVEGFVSARDLLLADDDEPIFKVMTTDLIVAHPDMKVSDAARVILRSGIQKLPVVDDAGNLVGIISNADVIRSQIERATPEKVGKLRRTLESIHGIKLEQERREVALRNLIPTQKKVYADELEGRRYELERGLAEPLVVIDNGGTLLLADGHHRVMAADRIGIEKMDAYVIVIEDPIELGMAKTAEREGLESLEDVQVVDYARHPLVETTKRLQ, via the coding sequence ATGGACGACGAGTCGAGCGACCACGGGAAGCCACGAGTGAAGGAGTACATGACACAGGACGTGGTGACCGTCTCGCCTGACGTGACGGTGCGCGAGGTGGCCACGCGCATCGCCGAGAGCGAAGAGCACAGCGGGTTCCCCGTGTGTGACCGCCGCCGCGTCGAGGGGTTCGTCAGCGCGCGGGACCTGCTGCTGGCCGACGACGACGAGCCCATCTTCAAGGTCATGACGACCGACCTCATCGTCGCCCACCCGGACATGAAGGTGTCCGACGCGGCGCGGGTCATCCTTCGCTCGGGCATCCAGAAGCTCCCGGTCGTCGACGACGCCGGCAACCTCGTCGGCATCATCTCGAACGCCGACGTCATCCGCAGCCAGATCGAGCGGGCGACCCCCGAGAAGGTCGGCAAGCTCCGGCGGACGCTGGAGAGCATCCACGGCATCAAGCTCGAACAGGAGCGCCGCGAGGTCGCGCTGCGGAACCTCATCCCGACCCAGAAGAAGGTGTACGCGGACGAACTCGAGGGGCGGCGCTACGAGCTGGAGCGCGGGCTGGCCGAACCACTCGTGGTCATCGACAACGGTGGGACGTTGCTGCTGGCGGACGGCCACCACCGGGTCATGGCGGCCGACCGCATCGGCATCGAGAAGATGGACGCCTACGTCATCGTCATCGAGGACCCCATCGAGCTGGGGATGGCGAAGACGGCCGAACGCGAGGGGCTGGAGTCACTCGAGGACGTGCAGGTGGTCGACTACGCGCGCCATCCGCTAGTAGAGACGACGAAGCGATTGCAGTAG
- the tuf gene encoding translation elongation factor EF-1 subunit alpha, giving the protein MAAKLHQNLAIIGHVDHGKSTLVGRLLFETGNVPEHIIEQYREEAESRGKGGWEFAYVMDNLAEERDRGLTIDIAHKRFDTEKYFFTIVDTPGHRDFVKNMITGASQADNAVLVVAADDGVAPQTREHVFLARTLGIGELIIAVNKMDMVDYDQARYDEVRADVSKLLKQVNFRSDDATFIPISAFEGDNVAEHSEHTPWYSGPTLLEAIDDLPEPEMPTEAPLRLPIQDVYTISGIGTVPVGRVETGVLEPGMSVTFMPSGATGEVTSIEMHHEEVPKAVPGDNVGFNVRGVGKDDIKRGDVCGPAEEPPTVAETFQAQVIVMQHPSVITAGYTPVLHAHTAQVACTFESIDKKIDSKTGEVVAENPDYIEAGDAAIVTLRPQKPLVIESSAELPELGSFALRDSGQTIAAGKVLEVTPKVGAKDRKKAA; this is encoded by the coding sequence ATGGCAGCAAAACTCCACCAGAACCTGGCCATCATCGGACACGTCGACCACGGCAAGAGCACGCTCGTCGGTCGGCTGCTGTTCGAGACAGGCAACGTCCCCGAGCACATCATCGAACAGTACCGCGAGGAGGCAGAATCCCGCGGGAAGGGCGGCTGGGAGTTCGCGTACGTGATGGACAACCTCGCGGAGGAGCGCGACCGCGGCCTGACCATCGACATCGCACACAAGCGCTTCGACACGGAGAAGTACTTCTTCACCATCGTCGACACGCCCGGCCACCGCGACTTCGTCAAGAACATGATCACGGGCGCCTCGCAGGCCGACAACGCCGTCCTCGTCGTCGCCGCCGACGACGGCGTCGCACCCCAGACCCGCGAGCACGTCTTCCTCGCGCGCACGCTCGGCATCGGCGAGCTCATCATCGCCGTCAACAAGATGGACATGGTCGACTACGACCAGGCCCGCTACGACGAGGTCAGGGCCGACGTGTCGAAGCTCCTCAAGCAGGTGAACTTCCGCTCCGACGACGCGACGTTCATCCCCATCTCGGCGTTCGAGGGCGACAACGTCGCCGAGCACTCCGAGCACACCCCGTGGTACTCCGGGCCGACCCTGCTCGAGGCCATCGACGACCTGCCGGAGCCCGAGATGCCGACCGAGGCACCCCTCCGGCTCCCCATCCAGGACGTCTACACCATCTCCGGCATCGGGACCGTCCCCGTCGGCCGCGTCGAGACCGGCGTCCTCGAACCCGGTATGTCGGTCACCTTCATGCCCTCGGGCGCGACCGGCGAGGTGACCTCCATCGAGATGCACCACGAGGAGGTCCCGAAGGCCGTCCCCGGCGACAACGTCGGGTTCAACGTCCGCGGCGTCGGCAAGGACGACATCAAGCGCGGCGACGTCTGCGGGCCCGCCGAGGAGCCGCCGACCGTCGCCGAGACGTTCCAGGCACAGGTCATCGTGATGCAACACCCCTCGGTCATCACGGCCGGGTACACGCCGGTCCTGCACGCCCACACCGCACAGGTCGCGTGCACCTTCGAGTCCATCGACAAGAAGATCGACTCGAAGACCGGCGAGGTCGTCGCGGAGAACCCCGACTACATCGAAGCCGGCGACGCCGCCATCGTCACCCTGCGCCCGCAGAAGCCGCTGGTCATCGAGAGCTCGGCCGAACTCCCCGAACTCGGGAGCTTCGCGCTGCGTGACTCCGGCCAGACCATCGCCGCCGGGAAGGTCCTCGAGGTGACCCCCAAGGTCGGCGCGAAGGACAGGAAGAAGGCGGCCTGA
- a CDS encoding PAS domain-containing sensor histidine kinase, giving the protein MEESVAGHDHLSDFHDALEDAFYVFGDDRVLVDANARVGEYSGEGREALLGQTFDALVESYIAAADRADLTAAYERVATGESSSERVEFEFVVEDEGEGKETIPADGRFARFETFVVVVVRNLTELKERERTARDLSEQLEVLNRVLRHDIRNDMNVVMGWLGELEGYIDDPAAETYLGHVEEAVAHTVELTHEVRDLAEALTAGGEVPRKEVDLPNVVQSQVIKARNKYPDASITYDGVSTSARVVANEMLSSVFGNLLSNAVIHNDRDSPAIAVDLVVEDGTATVRVADDGPGIPDSRKTAVFGRGERGVDSPGTGIGLYLVDQLVRGYGGTVHIEDNDPRGSVFVVELPLETS; this is encoded by the coding sequence ATGGAGGAATCAGTAGCGGGTCACGACCACCTCTCCGACTTCCACGACGCGCTGGAGGACGCCTTCTACGTGTTCGGCGACGACCGGGTGCTCGTCGACGCGAACGCGCGCGTCGGCGAGTACAGTGGAGAGGGGCGAGAGGCACTCCTCGGGCAGACGTTCGACGCGCTGGTGGAGTCCTACATCGCCGCCGCCGACCGGGCCGACCTGACGGCGGCGTACGAGCGGGTGGCGACGGGGGAGTCGTCCTCCGAGCGCGTCGAGTTCGAGTTCGTGGTCGAGGACGAGGGCGAGGGCAAGGAGACCATCCCGGCGGACGGCCGGTTCGCCAGGTTCGAGACGTTCGTGGTCGTGGTCGTCCGCAACCTGACCGAACTCAAAGAGCGCGAACGGACCGCCCGGGACCTCTCCGAGCAACTCGAGGTCCTCAACCGGGTCCTTCGCCACGACATCCGCAACGACATGAACGTCGTGATGGGGTGGCTCGGCGAACTCGAGGGGTACATCGACGACCCGGCGGCAGAGACGTACCTCGGCCACGTCGAGGAGGCGGTCGCGCACACCGTCGAACTCACCCACGAGGTCAGGGACCTCGCGGAGGCGCTCACCGCCGGTGGGGAGGTCCCACGGAAGGAGGTCGACCTGCCGAACGTCGTCCAGTCACAGGTCATCAAGGCCCGGAACAAGTACCCGGACGCGTCCATCACCTACGACGGCGTCTCCACGTCGGCCCGGGTGGTGGCGAACGAGATGCTCTCGTCGGTGTTCGGGAACCTGCTCAGCAACGCGGTCATCCACAACGACCGCGATTCGCCGGCCATCGCGGTGGACCTCGTGGTCGAGGACGGGACCGCCACGGTCCGGGTCGCGGACGACGGCCCCGGCATCCCCGACTCGCGGAAGACCGCCGTCTTCGGCCGGGGCGAACGCGGCGTCGACAGCCCCGGGACGGGCATCGGGCTCTACCTCGTCGACCAGCTCGTCCGGGGCTACGGCGGGACGGTCCACATCGAGGACAACGACCCCCGCGGGAGCGTCTTCGTCGTCGAGCTCCCCCTCGAGACGAGTTGA
- a CDS encoding methylmalonyl-CoA mutase family protein, which translates to MYDEDELADIRSSREDWEEETLEPVLDRFGERKDRFATVSNMEVDRLYTPDDVADMDYGEDLGFPGEPPYTRGPYPTMYRGRTWTMRQFAGFGTAEETNDRFHYLIDEGQTGLSTAFDMPSLMGKDSDDPLSDGEVGKEGVAVDTLRDMEILFDGIDLGEVSTSFTINPSAPVIFAMYVALADQRGVPRDQISGTMQNDMLKEFIAQKEWVIPPEPSLDVVTDTVEFATEETPRIHPISVSGYHIREAGSTAVQELAFTLADGFAYVEDAMDRGLDVDDFAPRLSFFFNSHNSIFEEIAKFRAARRIYARVMDEWYDAEKPESKRLKFHTQTAGQSLTAQQPLNNVVRVTIQALAGVMGGTQSLHTNSFDEALALPSERAVRVALRTQQIIAEESGAADIVDPLGGSFAVEALTDQVEQEAMEYIEHIKEMGDGSVRDGVLEGIDQGFFLREIQEASYEYQERVEDDEEVVVGVNKYTISEDTEPEILKVDEEVQEKQLDRLARVKEERDDEAVEARLDDLQAAIENDENVMPYIVDAVKEYATMGEVMKVFEAEYGAYSEQIGLA; encoded by the coding sequence ATGTACGACGAGGACGAACTCGCCGACATCCGTTCGTCGCGCGAGGACTGGGAGGAGGAGACACTCGAACCGGTACTCGACCGGTTCGGGGAGCGCAAGGACCGGTTCGCGACGGTCTCGAACATGGAGGTCGACCGGCTGTACACCCCCGACGACGTGGCGGACATGGACTACGGAGAGGACCTCGGCTTCCCCGGCGAACCGCCGTACACCCGCGGCCCGTACCCGACCATGTACCGTGGGCGCACCTGGACGATGCGCCAGTTCGCCGGCTTCGGGACCGCCGAGGAGACCAACGACCGCTTCCACTACCTCATCGACGAGGGCCAGACCGGCCTCTCGACCGCCTTCGACATGCCCAGCCTGATGGGCAAGGACTCCGACGACCCCCTCTCCGACGGCGAGGTCGGCAAGGAGGGCGTCGCCGTCGACACGCTCCGTGACATGGAGATCCTCTTCGACGGCATCGACCTCGGTGAGGTGTCGACCTCGTTCACCATCAACCCCTCCGCCCCGGTCATCTTCGCGATGTACGTCGCCCTCGCCGACCAGCGCGGCGTCCCGCGTGACCAGATCAGCGGGACCATGCAGAACGACATGCTGAAGGAGTTCATCGCCCAGAAGGAGTGGGTCATCCCGCCCGAACCCAGCCTCGACGTCGTCACGGACACGGTCGAGTTCGCCACCGAGGAGACCCCGCGCATCCACCCCATCTCGGTCTCGGGCTACCACATCCGCGAGGCCGGCTCGACCGCGGTCCAGGAGCTCGCGTTCACCCTCGCCGACGGCTTCGCCTACGTGGAGGACGCGATGGACCGCGGCCTCGACGTCGACGACTTCGCGCCCCGCCTCTCGTTCTTCTTCAACTCGCACAACTCCATCTTCGAGGAGATCGCGAAGTTCCGCGCCGCCCGGCGCATCTACGCCCGCGTGATGGACGAGTGGTACGACGCCGAGAAGCCCGAGTCCAAGCGCCTGAAGTTCCACACCCAGACCGCCGGCCAGTCCCTGACCGCCCAGCAGCCCCTCAACAACGTCGTCCGCGTCACCATCCAGGCGCTCGCGGGCGTCATGGGCGGCACCCAGTCGCTGCACACAAACTCCTTCGACGAGGCCCTGGCACTGCCCTCCGAGCGCGCGGTCCGGGTCGCCCTGCGCACCCAGCAGATCATCGCCGAGGAGTCCGGCGCAGCCGACATCGTCGACCCGCTGGGCGGTAGCTTCGCCGTCGAGGCCCTCACCGACCAGGTCGAACAGGAGGCGATGGAGTACATCGAGCACATCAAGGAGATGGGCGACGGCTCGGTCCGCGACGGCGTCCTCGAGGGCATCGACCAGGGCTTCTTCCTGCGCGAGATACAGGAGGCGTCCTACGAGTACCAGGAGCGCGTCGAGGACGACGAGGAGGTCGTCGTCGGCGTCAACAAGTACACCATCTCCGAGGACACCGAACCGGAGATACTCAAGGTCGACGAGGAGGTCCAGGAGAAGCAACTCGACCGCCTCGCCCGGGTCAAGGAGGAACGCGACGACGAGGCCGTCGAGGCCCGCCTCGACGACCTGCAAGCGGCCATCGAGAACGACGAGAACGTCATGCCGTACATCGTCGACGCGGTCAAGGAGTACGCGACGATGGGCGAGGTCATGAAGGTGTTCGAGGCGGAGTACGGCGCGTACTCCGAGCAGATCGGGCTGGCCTGA